One Brassica napus cultivar Da-Ae chromosome A5, Da-Ae, whole genome shotgun sequence DNA window includes the following coding sequences:
- the LOC106452084 gene encoding probable pectinesterase 67 → MDCRTRMILVLTLILMSVWGSDASAMQTTKLDAPLLTEKIATNRSIIVDIEGKGDYTSVQKAIDAVPVGNSNWIIVHVRKGIYKERVHIPENKPFIFMRGNGRGKTVIESSQSSVDNVASATFKVEANHFVAFGITIRNDAPVGMAFTSDNQSVAAFVAADKVAFYHCAFFSLHNTLFDNKGRHYYHQCYIQGSIDFIFGRATSIFNNCEIFVISDKRVKPYGSITAHHRENAEENTGYVFIRGKVYGIDEVYLGRAKGPYSRVIFAKTYFSKTVVPDGWTNWSYDGSTKDLYHAEYKCHGPGADRQRRSSWAKELTKQEVESFLSIDFIDGTAWLPVWLQQKS, encoded by the exons ATGGATTGTAGAACAAGAATGATACTTGTCCTAACCCTGATTTTAATGTCCGTATGGGGTTCAGACGCATCCGCAATGCAAACGACAAAGTTGGACGCACCGCTTTTAACTGAAAAAATCGCAACAAACAGATCGATAATTGTCGATATTGAAGGCAAAGGAGACTACACTTCGGTTCAAAAAGCCATTGATGCTGTCCCTGTTGGTAACTCTAATTGGATTATCGTCCATGTCCGTAAAGGAATCTACAA agagagagtgcACATTCCGGAGAACAAGCCGTTCATATTTATGAGAGGTAACGGAAGAGGAAAAACGGTCATCGAATCATCGCAAAGCTCGGTCGATAATGTTGCTTCAGCCACTTTCAAAGTCGAAGCTAATCACTTCGTTGCTTTTGGTATCACCATCAGG AATGATGCACCGGTCGGAATGGCGTTCACGTCTGATAACCAATCCGTGGCAGCGTTTGTGGCTGCCGACAAAGTTGCGTTTTATCATTGTGCGTTCTTCAGCTTGCACAACACTTTGTTTGATAACAAAGGTAGACATTATTACCATCAGTGTTACATCCAAGGCTCTATCGACTTCATCTTCGGTCGTGCAACTTCCATTTTCAAC AACTGTGAGATATTTGTGATATCGGACAAGAGGGTGAAACCCTACGGGTCAATCACAGCACACCACAGGGAAAACGCAGAGGAAAATACTGGTTATGTTTTCATAAGAGGCAAAGTGTACGGAATCGATGAAGTTTACTTGGGAAGGGCCAAAGGACCGTACTCTCGGGTCATCTTTGCCAAGACTTACTTTTCCAAGACCGTTGTCCCTGACGGTTGGACCAACTGGAGCTACGACGGCTCAACCAA GGACTTATACCACGCAGAGTATAAGTGTCATGGACCAGGTGCTGATAGGCAACGTAGATCAAGTTGGGCCAAAGAACTTACCAAACAAGAAGTTGAGTCTTTCTTGTCCATTGATTTCATTGATGGAACGGCATGGCTTCCTGTTTGGCTTCAGCAAAAGTCTTAG
- the LOC106400609 gene encoding glycine-rich cell wall structural protein, protein MGKVSFGFLALMLVVVAIGVVECRRFEKETLGGGGGGLGGGFGGGKGFGGGIGGGGGAGAGGGFGGGVGGGHGGGLGGGIGGGHGGGIGGGAGGGAGGGLGGGHGGGIGGGAGGGHGGGIGGGAGGGLGGGHGGGIGGGVGGGHGGGLGGGAGGGAGGGLGGGHGGGIGGGVGGGHGGGIGGGAGGGAGGGFGGGAGGGFGGGAGGGAGGGFGGGAGGGHGGGAGGGFGGGSGGGFGGGAGGGAGGGFGGGAGGGHGGGAGGGFGGGSGGGFGGGAGGGAGGGFGGGGGAGGGF, encoded by the coding sequence ATGGGGAAAGTATCTTTTGGGTTTTTGGCTTTGATGCTTGTAGTGGTGGCGATCGGGGTTGTAGAGTGTAGGAGATTTGAGAAGGAGACGttaggaggtggtggtggtggacttGGTGGTGGTTTTGGCGGCGGCAAAGGTTTTGGAGGAGGCATTGGTGGCGGTGGAGGTGCCGGTGCTGGTGGAGGTTTTGGAGGTGGTGTAGGAGGAGGCCACGGTGGCGGTCTAGGAGGTGGCATTGGTGGAGGCCACGGTGGAGGTATTGGTGGTGGCGCAGGAGGTGGTGCTGGTGGAGGACTTGGAGGAGGCCATGGTGGAGGAATTGGTGGTGGTGCCGGAGGAGGACACGGTGGTGGTATAGGAGGTGGGGCTGGTGGAGGACTAGGAGGAGGCCATGGTGGAGGTATTGGCGGTGGTGTTGGAGGAGGACACGGTGGTGGTCTAGGAGGTGGTGCAGGAGGCGGTGCTGGTGGAGGGCTAGGAGGAGGCCATGGTGGAGGTATTGGCGGTGGTGTTGGAGGAGGACACGGTGGAGGTATTGGCGGTGGTGCAGGTGGAGGGGCCGGAGGAGGATTTGGTGGTGGTGCAGGCGGAGGATTCGGAGGAGGGGCTGGTGGAGGAGCTGGCGGAGGATTCGGTGGTGGTGCAGGCGGGGGTCACGGTGGTGGTGCAGGCGGGGGATTTGGTGGAGGATCGGGTGGAGGATTCGGTGGTGGTGCCGGTGGAGGAGCTGGCGGAGGATTCGGTGGTGGTGCAGGCGGGGGTCACGGTGGTGGTGCAGGCGGGGGATTTGGTGGAGGATCAGGCGGAGGGTTTGGTGGCGGTGCCGGTGGAGGAGCTGGAGGAGGATtcggaggtggtggtggtgccgGTGGTGGATTTTAA